The proteins below are encoded in one region of Clostridium fermenticellae:
- the tgt gene encoding tRNA guanosine(34) transglycosylase Tgt, with product MYKLLKKCGKIRRGEFTTPHGVIQTPVFMNVGTLAAIKGAVSTVDLRKIGCQVELSNTYHLHLRPGDEVIKKLGGIHKFMNWDRPILTDSGGFQVFSLSKMRNIKEEGVYFNSHIDGRKIFMGPEESMRIQSNLASTIAMAFDECIPNPSPKDYVERSVERTTRWLARCKAELDRLNKLPDTINKQQMLFGINQGGTYDDLRIKHAKEIASMDLDGYAIGGLAVGETHDEMYRIIDAVVPNLPQDKPIYLMGVGLPSNILEAVDRGVDFFDCVLPARNGRHGHVFTKNGKINLMNAKYELDSKPIDDKCNCPTCRNYSRAYIRHLFKAKEMLAMRLCVLHNLYFYNNMMQEIRNAIDGDYFKEYKEQKLNDWNGRA from the coding sequence ATGTATAAGCTACTTAAAAAGTGCGGCAAAATAAGGAGAGGCGAATTTACTACTCCACATGGAGTAATTCAAACGCCTGTATTTATGAATGTGGGTACTCTTGCAGCTATAAAGGGTGCTGTTTCAACCGTTGATTTAAGAAAAATAGGATGTCAGGTTGAACTGTCAAATACATACCATCTTCATTTGAGACCTGGCGATGAGGTTATAAAAAAACTCGGTGGAATTCATAAATTTATGAATTGGGATAGACCAATACTGACTGATTCAGGTGGATTTCAAGTTTTTTCATTATCAAAGATGAGGAATATAAAAGAAGAGGGAGTTTATTTTAATTCACATATAGACGGAAGAAAAATATTTATGGGACCTGAAGAAAGTATGAGAATTCAGAGTAATTTGGCTTCCACTATAGCAATGGCATTTGATGAATGTATACCAAATCCATCACCAAAGGATTATGTTGAAAGATCTGTTGAGAGAACTACTAGGTGGTTAGCCAGGTGTAAAGCAGAGTTAGATAGATTGAATAAACTTCCAGATACTATAAATAAACAGCAGATGTTGTTTGGTATAAATCAAGGTGGAACATATGATGATTTAAGAATAAAGCATGCAAAGGAAATAGCTAGTATGGATTTAGATGGCTATGCTATAGGAGGATTAGCAGTAGGAGAAACACATGATGAAATGTACAGGATAATAGATGCTGTGGTCCCAAATCTTCCTCAGGATAAGCCTATATATTTAATGGGTGTTGGTCTCCCAAGCAATATATTAGAAGCAGTTGATAGAGGAGTCGATTTTTTTGATTGTGTTCTTCCTGCTAGAAATGGTAGACATGGTCATGTATTTACTAAAAATGGCAAGATAAACTTGATGAATGCCAAGTATGAACTTGACTCAAAACCGATAGATGATAAATGTAATTGTCCAACTTGTAGAAATTATTCGAGAGCATATATAAGGCATCTATTTAAAGCGAAGGAAATGCTTGCAATGAGACTGTGTGTACTGCACAATTTATATTTTTATAATAATATGATGCAGGAAATTAGAAATGCTATTGATGGTGATTACTTTAAAGAATATAAAGAACAAAAATTAAATGACTGGAATGGAAGGGCATAA
- the yajC gene encoding preprotein translocase subunit YajC: MKTLIQFSPIILMLILCYILILVPENKRKKKYNTMLEALKVNDEVITKGGIIGKITNIQGKAVIIQTGPDKIKIKIDKTGILDLMTDFDSHVSEKDKKENKN, encoded by the coding sequence ATGAAGACATTAATACAATTCTCTCCTATTATACTAATGCTAATTTTGTGTTACATACTTATACTTGTACCAGAAAATAAGAGAAAAAAGAAATATAACACAATGCTTGAAGCTTTAAAGGTAAATGATGAGGTTATCACCAAAGGTGGCATAATTGGAAAGATAACAAATATTCAGGGAAAGGCAGTTATAATTCAAACTGGTCCTGATAAGATTAAAATAAAAATAGATAAGACAGGTATATTAGATTTGATGACAGATTTTGATTCACATGTATCTGAAAAGGATAAGAAAGAAAATAAAAATTAA
- a CDS encoding TIGR04086 family membrane protein, with protein MEKNNNVNYIPAAEGVLRGFIMTVVLLLIFAVVMTFTEVSSKVSSMFYLITTLISIMYGSIYAVKKIRRRGWLIGIIVAVLYLLILYIVSVISGNSAVLGIDRIKRFSLALLVGLLSGMLGVNI; from the coding sequence ATGGAAAAGAATAATAATGTAAATTATATTCCGGCAGCAGAAGGTGTTTTAAGGGGATTCATAATGACAGTAGTTCTTTTATTAATATTTGCAGTTGTTATGACTTTTACTGAGGTAAGTAGCAAAGTAAGTTCAATGTTCTATTTGATAACAACCTTGATTAGTATAATGTATGGTTCCATATATGCTGTAAAAAAGATTAGAAGAAGGGGTTGGCTTATAGGCATTATAGTAGCTGTACTATATTTGTTGATACTTTACATAGTTTCAGTAATTTCTGGAAATTCAGCTGTACTAGGTATAGATAGAATTAAGAGGTTTAGTCTTGCACTTTTAGTTGGACTTCTGTCTGGAATGCTTGGGGTAAATATATAA
- the scfA gene encoding six-cysteine ranthipeptide SCIFF: protein MKHIKTINGTNIKDSLKKPGCKECANSCQSACKTSCTVANLACEN from the coding sequence ATGAAACATATAAAAACTATAAATGGGACAAACATAAAGGACAGTTTAAAAAAACCTGGATGTAAGGAATGTGCTAATTCCTGTCAATCAGCATGTAAAACTTCCTGCACAGTTGCTAATTTGGCTTGTGAAAATTAA
- the scfB gene encoding thioether cross-link-forming SCIFF peptide maturase: MANIHKFTQSGEFYVVDVNSGAVHMVDELVYDILDDNGLLSLSDVMKKLDGKYPKEIIDEAYSEIKELKDEGMLYSDDLYEDIALDETKTPSYIKALCLNIAHDCNLRCKYCFADEGDYKGCRKLMPPDIGKKAIDFVIEKSGPRKNIEVDLFGGEPLMAFDTVKQVVEYAKEQEKIHNKNIRFTMTTNATLLNDEIMDYLDKNMGNIVLSIDGRKEVNDNVRVRVDGSGSFDAIMPKIKKMVSMRDKSKQYYARGTFTRLNLDFFEDIKFLADNGFDEISVEPVVLEESSPFSLREEDLPTIFKQYDKLYEEMIKRHKEGREFKFYHFNIDLKGGPCVYKRISGCGAGHEYVAITPEGDIYPCHQFVGNQNFKLGNLLEEDIKLKEDIISEFKNANIYRKPECKGCWARFYCSGGCQANNYNFNGDMHVPYSLGCKMQKKRIECAIALKSKFMQE, encoded by the coding sequence TTGGCAAATATTCATAAGTTTACTCAGAGTGGAGAATTTTATGTAGTAGACGTTAACTCTGGGGCTGTTCATATGGTAGACGAATTAGTATATGATATTTTAGATGATAATGGTTTACTTAGTTTATCGGATGTTATGAAAAAGTTGGATGGCAAATATCCGAAAGAAATAATAGATGAAGCATATTCAGAAATTAAAGAATTGAAAGATGAAGGCATGCTTTATTCAGATGATTTGTATGAAGACATAGCTTTAGATGAGACTAAGACTCCTAGTTATATAAAGGCGCTTTGTCTTAATATAGCACATGATTGTAATTTGAGGTGTAAATATTGTTTCGCTGATGAAGGTGATTATAAAGGATGTAGAAAACTTATGCCACCTGATATAGGCAAAAAAGCGATAGATTTTGTGATAGAGAAATCAGGACCTAGAAAAAACATAGAAGTGGATTTATTTGGAGGAGAACCTCTTATGGCATTTGATACGGTAAAACAAGTTGTTGAATATGCCAAAGAGCAGGAAAAAATACATAACAAGAATATAAGATTTACTATGACAACAAATGCTACTCTATTGAATGATGAGATAATGGATTATCTAGATAAGAATATGGGAAATATAGTCTTAAGTATAGATGGCAGAAAAGAAGTTAATGATAATGTTAGGGTAAGGGTAGATGGAAGTGGCTCATTTGATGCAATAATGCCTAAAATAAAGAAGATGGTGTCTATGAGAGACAAATCAAAACAGTATTATGCAAGAGGAACATTTACAAGGTTGAACTTGGATTTTTTTGAGGATATAAAGTTTTTAGCAGACAATGGATTTGATGAGATATCAGTAGAACCAGTTGTGTTAGAAGAATCAAGCCCATTTTCGCTTAGGGAAGAAGATTTACCCACAATATTTAAACAATATGACAAATTATACGAGGAAATGATTAAAAGGCATAAAGAAGGACGAGAATTTAAGTTCTATCATTTTAATATAGATCTAAAAGGAGGACCTTGCGTATATAAGAGAATATCAGGATGTGGTGCTGGACATGAGTATGTTGCTATAACACCAGAAGGAGATATATATCCATGTCATCAATTTGTTGGAAATCAAAATTTTAAACTTGGAAATTTACTTGAGGAAGATATCAAATTGAAAGAAGATATCATTTCTGAATTTAAAAATGCCAATATATATAGAAAGCCGGAATGTAAAGGATGTTGGGCGAGATTTTATTGTAGCGGCGGATGTCAGGCGAATAATTATAATTTTAATGGAGATATGCATGTACCGTATTCATTAGGGTGTAAAATGCAAAAAAAGAGGATAGAATGTGCTATAGCTCTTAAATCAAAATTTATGCAGGAATAG
- the secD gene encoding protein translocase subunit SecD has product MKNKAKSSILFALCIVVLGFLVYTGIYGLTFNGYRLKPLGEVIPRGLDLQGGVSVLEEVQSKNVDQSTMDRTIELLNMRVNKLGVSETTVAREGKNRIRIEIPGKYDSKEIVDSVAKTGELKFVGPDNKVILTGRDVKDATAYAGQNDQQPKIGLELTSSGTKKFADATQKFMGQKITIYMDDQEITDPQVDAHITDGKAEISGSSSIDEAKRRADIIKSGALPVQIKPVEVKTVGASLGSNALPLSLLAGKVGIGIVMIFMILYYRVPGIIADLALTLYIYIVLLAFANIPVTLTLSGIAALLLTIGMAVDANVLIFERTKEELKGGRSIKASIDAGFRRAMTSVLDSNMTTIISGLILYGLGSGSVKGFALTLIVGTVLSLFTAVTVTRTLIKLAANIGFFNHPETIGTFGVHDFRKGVK; this is encoded by the coding sequence ATGAAAAACAAAGCAAAAAGTAGTATATTGTTTGCTTTATGTATAGTTGTATTGGGATTCTTAGTATATACAGGTATATATGGACTTACATTTAATGGCTACAGGCTTAAACCACTTGGTGAAGTTATACCTAGAGGACTTGACCTTCAGGGTGGAGTCTCTGTGCTAGAAGAGGTGCAGTCAAAAAATGTTGATCAAAGTACTATGGATAGAACTATAGAACTTTTAAATATGAGAGTAAATAAATTAGGTGTAAGTGAAACAACTGTTGCTAGAGAAGGAAAAAATAGAATAAGAATAGAGATTCCTGGAAAGTATGATTCTAAGGAAATAGTTGATAGTGTAGCCAAAACTGGAGAACTAAAATTTGTAGGGCCTGACAATAAAGTTATACTTACGGGCAGAGATGTAAAGGATGCTACTGCATATGCAGGTCAGAATGATCAACAGCCTAAAATAGGCCTTGAGTTAACATCATCAGGAACTAAAAAATTTGCAGATGCTACTCAGAAATTTATGGGACAAAAAATAACTATATATATGGATGATCAGGAAATTACTGATCCGCAAGTTGATGCACATATAACTGATGGTAAAGCGGAGATTTCTGGAAGCTCAAGTATTGATGAAGCGAAAAGAAGAGCTGATATAATCAAATCTGGGGCACTTCCAGTTCAGATTAAACCGGTTGAAGTTAAAACTGTAGGGGCATCACTTGGCTCAAATGCACTGCCATTAAGTCTGTTAGCTGGTAAGGTTGGCATAGGAATAGTTATGATATTTATGATACTTTACTACAGAGTTCCAGGTATTATTGCTGATTTGGCACTTACCTTGTATATATATATAGTACTTCTAGCTTTTGCAAATATACCTGTAACATTAACCTTGTCAGGAATAGCAGCTTTACTTTTGACAATAGGTATGGCAGTCGACGCTAATGTTCTTATATTTGAGAGAACTAAGGAAGAACTCAAAGGCGGACGGTCTATAAAGGCTTCTATTGATGCGGGCTTTAGAAGAGCTATGACATCAGTATTAGATTCTAATATGACAACTATAATTTCTGGTTTGATATTGTACGGGCTCGGATCTGGATCTGTAAAAGGATTTGCACTTACACTTATAGTCGGTACAGTTCTTAGCTTGTTTACTGCTGTAACAGTTACCAGAACTTTGATAAAATTGGCGGCAAATATTGGATTCTTTAACCATCCAGAAACCATAGGAACGTTTGGTGTACATGATTTCAGAAAGGGGGTAAAGTAA
- the secF gene encoding protein translocase subunit SecF, with translation MLKIIEKTKIWFTISLIIIVIGMFFMCTKGLEYGLDFKGGTVIEIKIGSNFNKTDIDNMVSKYTRDFQSNKVNGNSIEIKSASLTNDQVSNIVKNVKTKYKKSSLSNQENIGASMGEEMKIKAIKAIVIAIIAMLVYIAFRFEFTFGMSSMISLVHDVLILLSVYAIFRIPVDSSFVAAALTVIGYSMHDTVVVFDRIRENHRYMRGADPIKLANASLTQTMARSINTVLTVLITLIAVYIFVPLESMREFSKPLLVGIVSGCYSSIFIATPFWVILKKHSHKKSSRNAKLSTK, from the coding sequence ATGCTTAAGATAATAGAAAAGACGAAGATCTGGTTTACTATATCCCTTATAATAATTGTCATTGGTATGTTCTTTATGTGTACTAAAGGATTAGAATATGGTCTTGATTTCAAGGGTGGTACTGTAATAGAAATAAAGATTGGCTCTAATTTTAATAAAACAGATATAGATAATATGGTAAGTAAATATACGAGAGATTTTCAATCAAATAAAGTTAATGGAAATTCAATAGAAATAAAAAGTGCAAGTTTGACTAATGATCAGGTTAGTAATATTGTAAAAAATGTAAAAACCAAATATAAGAAAAGTTCCCTTTCAAATCAAGAAAATATAGGTGCATCAATGGGTGAAGAAATGAAAATAAAGGCAATTAAAGCTATAGTTATAGCAATAATTGCAATGCTTGTATACATAGCTTTTAGATTTGAGTTCACATTTGGTATGTCATCTATGATTTCACTTGTACATGATGTTCTTATATTGCTATCTGTGTATGCTATTTTTAGAATACCTGTTGATTCAAGCTTTGTTGCAGCGGCATTGACCGTTATAGGTTATTCGATGCACGATACAGTTGTTGTATTTGATAGAATAAGAGAAAATCACAGGTATATGAGGGGAGCTGATCCAATTAAACTTGCAAATGCTAGTTTAACTCAGACAATGGCCAGATCTATAAATACAGTTTTAACAGTTTTAATAACTTTAATTGCAGTTTATATATTTGTGCCTCTAGAGTCTATGAGAGAATTTTCAAAACCATTGTTAGTTGGTATTGTTTCTGGATGCTATTCTTCTATATTCATAGCTACTCCATTTTGGGTAATATTAAAAAAACATTCTCATAAGAAATCTTCAAGAAATGCAAAGCTTAGTACTAAATAA
- a CDS encoding DHH family phosphoesterase: MEIQKVNIYSPKELITHDPLLMKGMKEALGRIAKAVNEREKIVIYGYYDVDSITAISLLMLVLKYLNADVEYFVSSSIDDKFDINSEEVKDYIKLLGTKLIVTVGCGINSTSQVELCKKLDIDVIITDYHKCKGNLPYTYILDPNQGNCNYPFKGLSAVGVAFKVSQAISMYYQMRYISKYLDLVTLGTVFHGTNLFGENKIMVDEGLLHFNCTNNYGLKALLKVYNIDDIDVFNVYNLAKNIISSIKCKRTVDNARIAVELFTTSSMDRAEQIAKYLKNETLGNGNILYKNFFKY, encoded by the coding sequence ATGGAGATACAAAAAGTAAACATATATAGCCCTAAAGAATTAATTACACATGATCCCCTTTTAATGAAGGGTATGAAAGAAGCTCTAGGGAGAATAGCAAAAGCTGTAAATGAAAGAGAAAAAATAGTAATATACGGCTACTATGATGTTGATTCTATAACTGCTATTTCTTTACTTATGCTTGTTTTAAAATATTTAAATGCAGATGTAGAGTATTTTGTATCAAGTAGTATAGATGATAAATTTGATATTAATTCTGAAGAAGTTAAAGATTATATAAAATTGTTAGGAACAAAGTTAATTGTAACAGTAGGGTGTGGGATAAATTCTACATCTCAGGTTGAATTGTGTAAGAAATTGGATATAGATGTTATAATAACAGATTATCATAAGTGTAAGGGCAATTTGCCATATACATACATATTAGATCCAAATCAAGGAAACTGTAATTATCCGTTTAAGGGGTTATCTGCAGTTGGGGTTGCATTTAAAGTTTCACAGGCTATATCCATGTATTATCAGATGAGATATATAAGTAAATATCTTGATTTGGTTACTCTTGGAACAGTATTTCATGGAACGAATTTATTTGGAGAAAATAAAATAATGGTTGATGAGGGTTTGCTGCATTTTAATTGCACTAATAATTATGGATTAAAAGCACTTTTAAAGGTCTATAATATAGATGATATAGATGTGTTTAATGTATATAATCTGGCTAAAAACATTATATCTTCTATAAAATGCAAAAGGACGGTTGATAATGCAAGGATAGCTGTTGAACTCTTTACAACATCATCTATGGATAGGGCAGAACAAATAGCGAAATACCTTAAAAATGAAACACTAGGGAATGGAAATATACTATACAAAAATTTTTTTAAATATTGA
- a CDS encoding adenine phosphoribosyltransferase translates to MDIKDKIRVIEGFPKEGISFKDITTLLKNKEGFKYTVDKIAGYLKDKNIDIVVGPEARGFLFGAPVAYAIGAGFVPIRKKGKLPCETVSVNYELEYGNDELEMHKDAIKKGQRVAIVDDLLATGGTINSVVKLVKQVGGEVVSIDFVIELTDLHGKEKLENYDVVSLVKYNL, encoded by the coding sequence ATGGATATAAAAGATAAAATAAGAGTTATAGAGGGATTTCCTAAAGAGGGAATAAGTTTTAAGGATATAACTACATTATTAAAAAATAAAGAAGGATTTAAGTATACAGTTGATAAAATTGCCGGTTATTTGAAGGATAAGAATATAGATATTGTTGTTGGACCAGAAGCAAGAGGATTTTTATTTGGAGCACCTGTTGCATATGCAATTGGAGCTGGATTTGTGCCAATTAGAAAAAAAGGAAAGTTACCCTGTGAAACTGTAAGCGTCAATTATGAATTGGAGTATGGTAATGATGAGCTTGAGATGCATAAAGATGCTATAAAAAAAGGCCAGAGAGTTGCAATAGTAGATGATTTACTTGCTACCGGTGGTACTATAAATTCTGTTGTTAAGTTAGTGAAGCAAGTTGGGGGTGAAGTGGTATCAATAGATTTTGTTATTGAACTTACTGACCTTCATGGAAAAGAAAAACTGGAAAATTATGATGTCGTGTCTTTGGTAAAGTATAATTTATAG
- a CDS encoding RelA/SpoT family protein has product MLDKLFEKIDKNCSNVDKEMIKKAYNLAYEAHKIQKRESGEPYIIHPVEVAYILADMGMDTSTITAGLLHDVIEDTNYTYEDISREFSKEVANLVDGVTKLGKIEYKTKEEQQADNVRKMLLAMTKDIRVILIKLADRLHNMRTLKYMPVEKQKEKSKETFDIYAPLAHRLGMSKIKWELEDLAFRYINPNEYYFIVRKIAEKRGEREKYIAEIIAQLRENLDRASIAADIDGRPKHFYSIYRKMVNKNKTIDQIFDLTAVRILVDNVKDCYAVLGIVHTIYKPIPGRFKDYIAMPKPNMYQSLHSTVIGPQGKPFEIQIRTFEMHRTAEYGIAAHWKYKEGITSADDIDKKLTWLREILEWQTETSDAEEFMEGFKIDLFSDEVFVFTPKGKVINLPYDATPIDFAYKIHTDIGNRCVGAKVNGKMVPLDYNLKTGEIVEILAATTPKGPSIDWLNIVKSNQAKSKIRAWFKKAKREENINKGKDILEKETKKQGYNFGEISKGGTLENILKKYNMKSLEDLYAAVGVGALTPSTVVLKLKESYIKSKNCEMSNDKVIEEHLGKVEKHPKQKSNSHAVIVKGEKNLLVRFAKCCNPVPGDSIIGYITKGRGVSIHRSNCKNAQFLISKEGNKVVDVRWGTPKGAEYIAEIMLRCEDRARLLSECMEIISDSKIYLYAINTQPPKNSIIIINMKLKIIDIDDLKVVMKKLKKVKGVLDVDRTKN; this is encoded by the coding sequence ATGCTGGATAAATTATTTGAAAAAATAGATAAAAATTGTAGTAATGTTGACAAAGAAATGATTAAGAAAGCTTATAATTTGGCATATGAAGCACATAAAATTCAAAAAAGAGAATCGGGTGAACCGTATATAATACATCCTGTAGAGGTAGCTTATATATTAGCGGATATGGGTATGGATACAAGTACTATAACGGCTGGTTTACTGCATGATGTTATAGAGGATACAAACTACACTTATGAAGATATATCCAGGGAATTTAGTAAAGAAGTTGCCAATTTGGTAGATGGTGTAACTAAACTTGGCAAAATTGAATATAAGACGAAAGAGGAACAACAGGCAGATAATGTGAGAAAAATGCTGCTTGCTATGACTAAAGATATTAGAGTTATTTTGATAAAACTTGCCGATAGACTGCACAATATGAGAACATTAAAATATATGCCTGTTGAAAAGCAAAAAGAGAAGTCTAAAGAGACATTTGACATTTATGCTCCCCTGGCACATAGGCTTGGCATGTCTAAGATTAAATGGGAACTAGAAGATCTTGCTTTTAGATATATAAATCCTAATGAATATTATTTTATAGTTAGAAAGATAGCTGAAAAGAGAGGGGAGCGTGAAAAATATATAGCTGAAATAATTGCTCAATTAAGAGAAAATTTGGATAGGGCCAGTATAGCTGCAGATATAGATGGGAGACCTAAACACTTTTATAGTATATATAGGAAAATGGTAAATAAGAATAAAACAATAGACCAAATTTTTGATCTTACTGCTGTAAGAATATTGGTAGATAATGTGAAAGACTGCTATGCTGTACTTGGAATAGTTCATACTATATATAAACCAATTCCAGGAAGGTTTAAAGATTATATTGCAATGCCAAAACCCAATATGTATCAATCTCTTCATTCAACTGTAATAGGGCCACAGGGAAAGCCATTTGAAATACAGATAAGAACTTTTGAAATGCACAGGACAGCTGAATATGGTATAGCAGCGCATTGGAAATATAAAGAAGGGATAACATCAGCAGATGATATAGATAAGAAGCTCACATGGTTAAGGGAAATACTTGAATGGCAAACTGAAACTTCTGATGCAGAAGAGTTTATGGAAGGTTTCAAAATAGATTTGTTTTCAGATGAAGTTTTTGTTTTTACTCCAAAGGGAAAGGTAATAAATCTTCCTTATGATGCTACGCCTATTGACTTCGCATATAAAATTCATACTGATATTGGAAATAGATGTGTTGGTGCTAAAGTAAATGGAAAGATGGTTCCCCTTGACTATAATTTAAAAACCGGAGAAATAGTTGAGATACTTGCAGCTACTACACCTAAAGGACCTAGTATAGATTGGCTTAATATAGTCAAAAGTAATCAGGCTAAAAGTAAGATTAGAGCATGGTTTAAAAAGGCTAAAAGAGAAGAAAATATTAATAAAGGTAAAGATATATTAGAAAAAGAAACCAAAAAGCAGGGATATAATTTTGGAGAAATATCTAAGGGTGGTACTTTAGAAAATATTTTGAAAAAATACAATATGAAATCATTAGAGGATCTTTATGCAGCAGTAGGTGTAGGAGCATTGACTCCATCTACAGTGGTTCTAAAGTTGAAAGAGAGTTATATTAAGAGTAAAAATTGTGAAATGAGTAATGACAAAGTTATCGAAGAACATTTAGGGAAAGTAGAGAAACATCCGAAACAAAAATCAAATTCACACGCTGTAATAGTAAAGGGAGAGAAAAACTTACTTGTTAGATTTGCTAAATGTTGTAATCCAGTTCCGGGTGATTCTATAATTGGATATATAACAAAGGGAAGAGGAGTTTCAATCCATAGAAGTAATTGTAAAAATGCCCAATTCCTGATTTCAAAAGAAGGAAATAAAGTAGTTGATGTCAGATGGGGAACGCCTAAAGGCGCCGAGTACATAGCAGAAATAATGCTTAGATGTGAAGATAGGGCACGGTTACTTTCAGAATGTATGGAGATAATAAGCGATAGTAAGATTTATCTTTATGCAATAAATACACAGCCTCCCAAAAATTCGATAATTATTATAAATATGAAGCTTAAAATAATAGATATAGATGATTTAAAAGTTGTTATGAAAAAGTTAAAGAAAGTTAAAGGAGTTTTAGATGTTGATAGGACTAAAAATTGA
- the dtd gene encoding D-aminoacyl-tRNA deacylase — MRAVVQRVKYSKVEIDNKVVGEISEGFNVLLGISKEDTYDDIAYLKDKIINLRVFEDENGKLNRSIKDINGELLIVSQFTLYGDCRHGRRPSFINALGGEDAEKVYDEFVRQCKESVEKVETGRFGADMMVTIKNDGPTTILIDSKKVF, encoded by the coding sequence ATGAGAGCTGTAGTACAAAGAGTTAAATATTCTAAGGTAGAAATAGATAACAAGGTTGTTGGAGAGATAAGTGAGGGATTTAATGTATTACTTGGAATATCAAAAGAAGATACTTATGATGATATAGCATATCTAAAAGATAAGATAATAAACTTAAGAGTATTTGAAGATGAGAATGGTAAACTTAATAGATCTATTAAGGATATTAATGGTGAACTTCTTATAGTTTCACAATTCACACTTTATGGAGATTGCAGACACGGAAGAAGACCAAGTTTTATAAATGCATTAGGTGGAGAAGATGCTGAAAAGGTGTATGATGAATTTGTAAGGCAATGTAAAGAGTCTGTAGAGAAAGTTGAAACTGGAAGATTTGGGGCGGATATGATGGTTACTATAAAGAATGACGGTCCAACTACTATATTAATCGATAGTAAAAAAGTATTTTAA
- a CDS encoding MBL fold metallo-hydrolase: MDIKSFAVGVYLANCYIITDDQKKETVVIDPGGDGELLSKEITGSLKYILLTHGHADHTGAVAYLKDKFNAPVYMNEKDYKMIECGTFMYGDIAKKVDKFIDDHDSFKIGNKIIKCIYTPGHTPGGMSFLVDNIIFTGDTLFLSSIGRTDFDGGDYDAIINSIKQKLMVLPDETIVCPGHGPKSSIGSERINNPFL, from the coding sequence ATGGACATAAAATCATTTGCTGTAGGAGTTTATTTAGCAAACTGTTATATAATAACAGATGATCAAAAAAAAGAAACGGTGGTTATAGATCCAGGTGGAGATGGAGAACTTTTATCAAAGGAAATTACAGGAAGTCTAAAATATATTCTATTGACTCATGGTCATGCTGATCATACAGGCGCGGTAGCATATCTTAAGGATAAATTCAATGCACCTGTATATATGAATGAAAAAGATTATAAGATGATTGAATGTGGTACTTTTATGTATGGAGATATAGCTAAAAAAGTTGATAAATTTATAGATGATCATGATTCTTTTAAAATAGGTAATAAAATTATAAAATGTATATACACTCCAGGCCATACACCAGGTGGAATGTCATTTTTAGTGGATAATATTATTTTTACAGGAGATACTTTGTTTTTATCTTCTATTGGAAGGACCGATTTTGATGGTGGAGATTATGATGCTATTATAAATAGTATAAAGCAGAAATTAATGGTATTACCTGATGAAACTATTGTTTGTCCAGGGCATGGACCTAAAAGTAGCATAGGAAGTGAGAGAATTAATAATCCATTTCTATGA